From a region of the Methanosarcinales archaeon genome:
- a CDS encoding DUF1699 family protein, translating to MKIRVVSSKDEINTLSTDEEIIHLAFRPSNKDIFDLVQTCPEMKALHIPGSYKKTVSKSILLFLDMQNIKLLEGDVWGHRKDINDYYEIKKSVFDKINNLKQEGKSQKEILDKMKKETRLSPDLLEYLLKA from the coding sequence ATGAAAATTCGAGTAGTAAGTTCTAAAGACGAAATAAACACATTGAGCACCGATGAAGAAATTATTCATTTGGCCTTCAGACCTTCAAATAAGGACATTTTTGATTTAGTTCAGACTTGTCCTGAGATGAAGGCTTTGCATATACCTGGTTCATATAAAAAAACTGTTTCAAAATCAATTCTGCTATTTTTGGATATGCAGAATATAAAGCTTCTTGAAGGTGATGTTTGGGGACACCGTAAAGATATTAACGATTATTATGAGATTAAAAAGAGCGTATTTGACAAGATAAATAATCTCAAGCAAGAAGGTAAGTCCCAAAAGGAAATACTCGATAAAATGAAAAAGGAGACAAGGTTAAGTCCAGACCTTCTAGAGTACCTTCTCAAAGCATAA
- a CDS encoding aminotransferase class I/II-fold pyridoxal phosphate-dependent enzyme, which yields MSNIDQYIRKSVTNIEQCVHGGRVVEYLKHNRIELLDFSANFNPVYPPDKAEIKNITTGALKNIGFYPDNRYIEFKNASAGFAGVKPNNIIPANGSSEAIRLISETILSKGDVVLLPRPTFDEYELNIRLMDAVPQSINYREMFLHPDIITDDLLGNSKALFICNPNNPTGTLIERSRLEQLARRCQENKTFLIIDEAFIQLSDPAHSIADLVFENQFVIIVQSLTKVFAIPGIRIGYGIAHEDLAARMNNIRIPWNLGTISEVVGTWLLDTYSTDPSYLEQSRELIRVEREWLLKRLSLIRGFEPIPSDTCFILIKIRDFGMDSNEVTQHMLEQGIIIRDCESFKGLDKDYIRVAIRNRDDNQKLIDAFSRSITQWGKELADKEIEEAVHKGKIASRTNCEYYPCHFEDQDCTFCFCPFYPCGDERTGGEMIDRSTGGTVWSCAGCDHIHRPEVANQILEALMVSEGKPEDVKLIWKKVIESML from the coding sequence GTGAGTAATATCGATCAATACATAAGAAAAAGCGTAACCAACATCGAACAGTGTGTTCATGGAGGTCGGGTGGTGGAATATCTTAAGCATAATAGGATTGAATTGCTGGATTTCAGTGCTAATTTTAATCCTGTTTATCCTCCTGATAAAGCAGAAATCAAAAATATCACAACAGGTGCATTGAAAAACATTGGATTCTACCCTGACAACCGCTATATCGAATTTAAAAATGCATCTGCTGGATTTGCCGGAGTTAAACCTAACAATATAATACCTGCAAACGGTTCATCAGAGGCAATAAGGCTTATTTCCGAGACCATTTTGAGTAAAGGCGATGTGGTGCTACTTCCCAGGCCTACTTTTGATGAATATGAACTGAATATCAGACTTATGGACGCCGTCCCACAATCTATTAATTATAGAGAAATGTTTCTTCATCCGGATATCATTACTGATGATTTGCTTGGCAATTCAAAGGCATTGTTTATCTGTAATCCCAATAACCCCACAGGTACATTAATTGAAAGATCAAGATTGGAACAACTGGCCAGGAGATGCCAGGAAAATAAGACTTTTCTGATAATTGATGAAGCGTTCATTCAACTCTCTGACCCTGCTCACAGTATAGCGGATCTAGTCTTTGAAAACCAATTTGTTATTATTGTACAGTCCCTTACTAAGGTATTTGCAATACCTGGAATAAGAATTGGATACGGAATAGCTCATGAAGATTTAGCAGCAAGGATGAACAATATCAGGATCCCCTGGAATCTTGGAACGATTTCTGAAGTCGTAGGGACATGGCTACTTGATACTTATTCAACAGACCCCTCATATCTTGAACAATCAAGAGAACTTATAAGGGTCGAACGGGAATGGCTTTTAAAGCGCTTATCCCTTATCAGGGGTTTTGAACCAATACCCAGCGACACATGTTTTATCCTGATCAAGATAAGAGATTTTGGAATGGATTCAAACGAGGTCACCCAACATATGCTAGAACAGGGAATCATTATACGGGACTGCGAATCATTCAAAGGATTGGATAAAGATTATATTCGGGTTGCCATTCGAAATCGGGATGATAACCAGAAATTGATTGATGCTTTTTCAAGATCTATTACTCAATGGGGTAAGGAACTGGCTGATAAGGAGATCGAAGAGGCAGTTCATAAGGGTAAGATCGCAAGCAGGACCAATTGTGAATATTACCCTTGCCATTTTGAAGACCAGGATTGTACATTCTGCTTTTGTCCCTTTTATCCATGTGGGGATGAAAGAACCGGCGGTGAAATGATAGATCGGTCAACAGGTGGTACAGTATGGAGCTGCGCTGGATGTGATCACATACACAGGCCAGAAGTGGCAAATCAGATACTCGAAGCACTGATGGTAAGCGAAGGGAAGCCTGAAGATGTTAAACTAATCTGGAAAAAAGTTATAGAATCTATGTTATAA
- a CDS encoding cobalamin biosynthesis protein, with the protein MESVVFSPGLEVLALAILMDILIGEPPGTIHPVVWIGKVIKYLNNLSFGNKRMFGIFMVIVTAGISLLAGAVVVIASSYISETFALLLAAYFLKSTFSFRMLLTSARHIKSQLESGTLKNAKKDLKALVSRDTTNLDKLHMTSAVIESTSENFVDGIVSPLFFYLILGLPGALVYKAVNTLDSMIGYRNKEFIELGWASARLDDILNWIPARLSLIFIFAASIFTGSPINAIKTCIRDRDQTASPNSGWPMAATAGSLGVRLEKKGHYILGGEFREPVPEDIERGSKLVGIATIFLFASIFAGVYVIRILIW; encoded by the coding sequence ATGGAATCTGTTGTATTTTCCCCTGGACTTGAAGTACTTGCACTGGCAATTCTAATGGATATCTTAATCGGAGAACCGCCCGGAACTATACATCCTGTGGTTTGGATAGGAAAAGTAATCAAATATCTTAATAACCTATCTTTTGGCAATAAGAGGATGTTTGGCATTTTTATGGTTATCGTCACAGCAGGGATATCATTACTTGCAGGGGCAGTAGTGGTAATCGCATCTTCATATATTTCAGAAACATTTGCATTGCTTCTCGCTGCATATTTCCTGAAATCCACCTTTTCCTTTAGAATGTTGTTGACCTCTGCCCGCCATATAAAATCCCAATTGGAATCAGGTACTTTAAAGAATGCCAAAAAAGACCTAAAAGCGCTTGTCAGCCGAGATACAACCAACCTGGACAAATTACATATGACCTCAGCAGTGATAGAATCCACATCTGAGAACTTTGTAGATGGAATTGTTTCTCCTCTATTCTTTTATCTTATACTTGGACTGCCCGGAGCCCTTGTATACAAGGCAGTGAATACCCTGGATTCCATGATAGGATACAGGAATAAAGAATTCATTGAATTGGGCTGGGCTTCTGCCAGACTGGACGATATTCTGAATTGGATTCCTGCCCGACTATCCCTGATCTTTATTTTTGCAGCGTCTATATTTACAGGCAGTCCAATAAATGCTATAAAGACATGCATCAGGGACCGCGATCAGACAGCTTCACCCAATTCAGGCTGGCCTATGGCAGCAACTGCCGGTTCTTTGGGTGTGAGGCTGGAAAAAAAAGGACACTACATTCTTGGAGGCGAGTTCAGGGAACCTGTTCCTGAAGATATTGAAAGAGGATCAAAGCTTGTGGGAATAGCAACGATCTTCCTTTTTGCTTCCATTTTCGCTGGTGTATATGTTATAAGAATCCTTATATGGTGA
- the cobZ gene encoding alpha-ribazole phosphatase CobZ, translated as MKLSDATLAEKTDNPDKIDRRSDHDIKEILADMGLSEEVLLSTAMELYVPHPGIETREKAEAVFRHELDVALSDPNVCILIYSGIQLEEAGKAGKLPNLSKDSYDRDLTFLICDEVLGMSIATYIAGYKGTFEFVRFDKKKPGVLKELGPFMDDVIAALIGGVSSNMYTRAGV; from the coding sequence ATGAAACTCTCAGACGCCACTCTTGCTGAAAAAACAGATAATCCCGATAAGATTGACAGAAGATCTGACCATGATATTAAAGAGATTCTTGCTGACATGGGATTATCGGAAGAAGTACTCCTTTCTACTGCCATGGAATTGTATGTCCCTCATCCCGGTATAGAGACCCGGGAAAAAGCTGAAGCTGTTTTCAGGCACGAACTGGATGTGGCCCTCAGCGACCCAAACGTGTGCATCCTGATATATTCGGGTATCCAGCTGGAGGAAGCTGGTAAAGCAGGAAAGCTGCCAAACCTTAGTAAAGATTCCTATGACCGCGATCTAACATTTTTAATATGCGATGAAGTGCTGGGAATGAGCATTGCTACCTATATTGCGGGATATAAGGGCACATTCGAGTTTGTCAGGTTCGATAAGAAAAAACCTGGGGTTTTAAAAGAACTTGGGCCTTTCATGGATGATGTTATCGCAGCTTTGATCGGAGGTGTATCCTCCAATATGTATACCAGAGCGGGGGTATAG
- the cobS gene encoding adenosylcobinamide-GDP ribazoletransferase, with product MLDGFLGAIGFLTTLPAGRADRLVHLQSRTSLFSVVGILVGLLLGIIATSLIIVIPDQPAIVAVLMIMSIYTFTGLNHLDGLSDFGDGITAHGSREKKIIALKDMALGTGGAAFIVLYILMLFVIIQALANILIDLNWGYSLGFFFLVAEVSSKHSMITASWLGRPIHQGMGSMIADNTGLKQFLISLIISALVCTAILGSSGIAAVVGAMIGSVLVIFISNRHFGGINGDCIGTSNEIGRLMALIVLFIICRGGIAVWMPW from the coding sequence ATGCTGGATGGTTTCCTGGGAGCTATTGGATTCTTAACCACTCTACCGGCTGGTAGAGCTGACAGGTTGGTACATCTTCAAAGCCGGACATCTCTTTTTTCAGTGGTGGGGATACTTGTCGGATTGCTCCTTGGAATAATAGCTACCTCGTTGATCATTGTAATCCCTGACCAGCCTGCCATTGTGGCTGTACTGATGATTATGTCCATCTACACCTTTACTGGTCTCAACCATCTGGACGGCCTTTCGGATTTTGGGGACGGTATCACTGCCCACGGCAGCAGGGAGAAAAAGATCATTGCATTAAAGGACATGGCACTTGGCACGGGCGGAGCAGCTTTTATTGTCTTATATATATTGATGTTATTTGTAATCATCCAGGCTCTTGCAAACATCCTAATTGATTTGAATTGGGGGTATTCTCTCGGATTTTTCTTTTTAGTAGCAGAAGTGTCATCCAAACACTCAATGATCACAGCGTCCTGGCTGGGTAGACCTATCCACCAGGGTATGGGGTCTATGATCGCGGATAATACAGGTTTAAAGCAGTTCTTAATAAGTTTGATAATATCAGCTTTGGTATGTACTGCTATTTTGGGCAGTTCAGGGATCGCAGCAGTGGTTGGTGCAATGATAGGTTCGGTCCTGGTGATTTTCATTTCTAATCGGCATTTTGGTGGGATAAACGGGGATTGCATCGGGACATCTAATGAGATCGGACGCCTTATGGCGTTGATCGTATTATTCATAATCTGCAGAGGAGGTATTGCTGTTTGGATGCCCTGGTGA
- a CDS encoding NTP transferase domain-containing protein, translating into MDALVMAGGRGSRMKVPIEKPLLEINHKKLIEYVLDALKESNNINNIHIAVSANGPETGKWLELHSRDVNIINTPGSGYVSDMVVAVKSAGIKGPLLMVMADLPLISSEMIDEVITKYHTIPQPALSVYNLLSVCRSKGLRPDTVFNKNGQLIVPSGLNILDADKIHEEQEDYNYILDNHRLAVNVNTIEDLEICSRLI; encoded by the coding sequence TTGGATGCCCTGGTGATGGCAGGGGGTCGGGGCAGCAGGATGAAAGTGCCCATTGAAAAGCCGTTACTTGAGATCAATCACAAGAAATTGATCGAATATGTGCTTGATGCTCTTAAAGAATCTAATAATATCAATAATATCCATATTGCCGTGTCTGCTAATGGACCTGAGACAGGCAAGTGGCTTGAACTTCACTCCCGTGATGTCAACATCATTAATACACCAGGCAGCGGTTATGTTTCAGATATGGTGGTTGCAGTTAAATCAGCAGGCATTAAGGGCCCTTTGCTAATGGTAATGGCTGATCTGCCCCTGATCTCTTCAGAGATGATAGATGAGGTTATTACTAAATACCATACCATCCCGCAGCCAGCTCTTTCGGTCTATAATTTATTGTCTGTATGTAGAAGTAAGGGACTGCGGCCTGATACTGTGTTCAATAAAAATGGGCAATTGATCGTCCCATCCGGATTGAACATACTGGATGCTGACAAAATACATGAAGAGCAGGAAGATTATAACTATATTCTTGATAATCATAGATTGGCTGTAAATGTTAATACAATAGAGGATCTGGAGATATGCTCCAGACTGATATGA